Proteins encoded by one window of Marixanthomonas sp. SCSIO 43207:
- a CDS encoding alpha/beta fold hydrolase encodes MKTNYLLIILTLITFSAFTQTEKVITSEDTILCYTTFNSEKGNPILIINGGPGMSSEGFISLAESLSEENQTIIYDQRGTGKSTLKEINSETITLDLMVEDIEVLRKHLKIDSWVVLGHSFGGMLASYYTTKHPDIVDGLILSASGGVDLSLLSRIDITGRLSATDLDSLQYWNRKIEQGDTTYTARLQRGTFLASAYVYNEKFVPKIAKRLTQGNRRINRLVWQNMHQIQFDCKQELKKFKKPVLIIQGKQDIVHPEIAKTTHKLLDNSKLVYIDKCAHYGWLEQPDDYFKEINSFLRELAS; translated from the coding sequence ATGAAAACAAATTACTTGCTTATCATATTAACATTAATAACCTTTTCTGCTTTTACACAAACAGAAAAGGTTATTACAAGTGAGGATACAATTTTATGCTACACTACATTTAATTCAGAAAAAGGGAATCCTATTCTTATTATTAATGGAGGTCCTGGGATGAGCAGCGAAGGGTTTATTTCGTTAGCAGAATCTCTTTCAGAAGAAAACCAAACAATCATTTATGACCAACGCGGAACGGGTAAATCAACTTTAAAAGAAATAAATTCTGAAACCATAACGCTCGATTTGATGGTTGAAGATATAGAAGTGCTTCGTAAGCATTTAAAAATAGATTCTTGGGTTGTTTTGGGTCATTCATTTGGCGGAATGTTGGCTTCATATTACACCACAAAACACCCCGATATAGTTGATGGTTTAATTCTTTCGGCTTCAGGTGGTGTAGATTTAAGTTTGCTTTCTAGAATTGATATTACAGGACGTTTGTCTGCAACAGATTTAGACTCTCTTCAATATTGGAATAGAAAAATAGAACAAGGTGATACAACGTATACAGCTAGATTACAGAGAGGAACGTTTTTGGCTTCAGCATATGTATACAATGAAAAATTTGTTCCGAAAATTGCAAAACGATTAACTCAAGGTAATAGAAGAATTAATAGATTGGTTTGGCAAAATATGCATCAAATTCAGTTTGATTGTAAACAAGAACTTAAAAAGTTTAAAAAGCCGGTTTTAATCATTCAAGGTAAACAAGATATAGTACATCCTGAAATTGCAAAAACAACACACAAATTATTAGACAATTCAAAATTAGTGTATATTGATAAATGTGCACATTATGGATGGTTAGAACAACCAGACGATTATTTTAAGGAAATCAACAGCTTTTTAAGAGAGTTAGCCAGTTGA
- a CDS encoding (Fe-S)-binding protein, which yields MEYLPNILFTLLLAAGIGYFTFNIRKVIRNVKLGQEVDASDHKKQRWNNVIRIALGQSKMVVRPVAGIMHLFVYIGFIIINIEVIEIIIDGIFGTHRVLSFLGPVYDFLIASFEILALLVLIGVIVFWTRRNIQKIKRFWAREMKGWPKNDGNYILYIEMVLMILFLTMNAADLQLQQMGAAHYVEAGSFPISSLISPLFDGFSEGTLIAIERTAWWLHILGILAFLNYLYFSKHLHIILAFPNVYYGKVVPKGKFKNLESVTNEVKLMMDPNADPFAAPAEGDAEEEPAKFGASDVMDLSRIQLLNAYTCTECGRCTSECPANQTGKKLSPRKIMMDTRDRIEEVGKNISKNGKFEPDGKQLLDDYIQREELWACTTCNACVEACPVSIDPLSIIMDMRQYLVMEQSAAPNELNIAMTNIENNGAPWPYNQMDRLNWKNEA from the coding sequence ATGGAATATTTACCAAACATACTTTTTACACTTCTTTTAGCTGCCGGAATTGGTTACTTTACCTTTAACATTAGAAAAGTAATCAGAAATGTTAAACTAGGACAAGAAGTTGATGCTTCAGATCACAAAAAGCAACGCTGGAATAATGTAATACGCATTGCTCTAGGACAATCAAAAATGGTTGTAAGACCCGTTGCAGGTATTATGCACCTTTTTGTTTACATAGGGTTTATAATAATCAATATTGAAGTAATAGAAATTATTATTGACGGTATATTTGGTACCCATCGAGTTCTTTCGTTTTTAGGTCCTGTGTATGATTTTCTTATTGCTTCTTTTGAAATTTTAGCGTTATTAGTATTAATTGGTGTAATTGTTTTTTGGACTCGTAGAAATATTCAAAAAATAAAACGTTTTTGGGCTAGAGAGATGAAAGGTTGGCCAAAAAATGATGGAAATTACATCCTTTATATTGAAATGGTATTGATGATTCTATTTCTTACCATGAATGCAGCAGATCTACAGTTACAACAAATGGGAGCTGCACATTATGTTGAGGCAGGATCATTTCCTATAAGCAGTTTGATTAGCCCTTTATTTGATGGTTTTTCTGAAGGAACACTTATCGCAATAGAACGCACCGCTTGGTGGTTACACATACTCGGTATTTTAGCGTTTCTAAATTATCTTTATTTTTCAAAACACCTTCATATTATATTGGCCTTTCCAAATGTGTACTACGGAAAAGTTGTACCAAAAGGAAAGTTTAAAAACCTAGAGTCTGTAACCAATGAAGTAAAGCTTATGATGGATCCTAATGCCGATCCATTTGCTGCACCGGCAGAAGGTGATGCAGAAGAAGAACCCGCAAAGTTTGGTGCTAGTGACGTAATGGATTTAAGCCGAATTCAATTATTAAATGCCTACACGTGTACAGAGTGCGGTCGTTGTACCAGTGAATGCCCAGCCAATCAAACCGGTAAAAAACTCTCTCCTCGTAAAATTATGATGGATACTCGAGACCGTATTGAAGAAGTTGGAAAAAACATTTCTAAAAATGGCAAATTTGAACCAGACGGAAAGCAATTACTAGACGATTACATTCAACGTGAAGAGTTATGGGCTTGTACTACGTGTAATGCTTGTGTTGAAGCTTGTCCCGTAAGTATTGATCCGCTGTCAATTATTATGGATATGCGTCAATACCTAGTTATGGAACAATCTGCTGCTCCTAATGAATTAAATATTGCTATGACCAACATTGAAAACAATGGTGCTCCGTGGCCATATAATCAAATGGACCGCTTAAACTGGAAAAACGAGGCATAG
- a CDS encoding phosphoheptose isomerase encodes MKKEEVEKLLHDKVEKGEHVSPILPKDIKNYLIDIDGTITDDVPNEEPERMATCEPFPDALKTLNKWYDQGHIICFFTSRTEAHREVTETWLDKHGFKYHSLLMGKPRGGNYHWIDNHLVKATRYKGKFTDLIDKKVTIQVFKE; translated from the coding sequence ATGAAAAAAGAAGAAGTTGAAAAATTATTGCACGATAAAGTTGAAAAAGGAGAACACGTAAGTCCTATACTTCCTAAAGATATAAAGAACTATTTAATAGATATTGACGGTACCATTACAGATGACGTACCAAATGAAGAGCCTGAGCGTATGGCAACTTGTGAACCATTTCCAGACGCTCTTAAAACTTTAAATAAGTGGTATGATCAAGGCCATATTATTTGTTTTTTTACTTCTCGTACAGAAGCTCATCGTGAAGTAACTGAAACTTGGCTAGATAAACATGGATTTAAATACCATTCTCTTTTAATGGGAAAACCAAGAGGCGGAAATTACCATTGGATTGACAACCACTTAGTAAAAGCAACACGTTATAAAGGAAAATTTACAGACTTGATTGATAAAAAAGTTACCATTCAAGTTTTTAAAGAATAA
- a CDS encoding (Fe-S)-binding protein, whose product MSEAIKVPTMAEYMAEGKKPEVLFWVGCAGSFDDRAKKITKAFVKLLHNAKVDFAVLGTEESCTGDPAKRAGNEFLFQMQAMTNIEVLNGYEIKKIVTACPHCFNTIKNEYPELGGNYEVVHHTQFLKSLLNEGRLKVEGGKFKGKKITFHDPCYLGRANGEYEAPRDLLKKLEVELVEMKRCKAKGLCCGAGGAQMFKEPEEGKKDVNIERTEEALETQPKVIAAACPFCNTMMTDGVKGKEKEDDVAVMDVAEMIANAEDL is encoded by the coding sequence ATGAGTGAAGCAATAAAAGTACCTACAATGGCCGAGTATATGGCTGAAGGCAAAAAACCCGAAGTATTATTTTGGGTAGGTTGTGCCGGAAGCTTTGACGATCGTGCCAAAAAAATAACCAAAGCATTTGTTAAACTGTTACATAATGCAAAAGTAGATTTTGCTGTACTAGGAACTGAAGAAAGCTGTACCGGAGACCCTGCCAAAAGAGCCGGTAATGAGTTTTTATTTCAGATGCAAGCAATGACCAATATTGAGGTTTTAAACGGATATGAAATAAAAAAAATTGTTACAGCTTGTCCGCACTGCTTTAATACAATAAAAAATGAATATCCCGAATTAGGCGGAAACTACGAGGTTGTACATCACACCCAATTTCTTAAATCGCTTTTAAATGAAGGTAGACTAAAAGTTGAGGGCGGAAAATTTAAAGGAAAAAAAATAACTTTTCACGACCCTTGTTATTTAGGTAGAGCCAATGGTGAATATGAAGCACCACGCGATTTACTGAAAAAACTAGAAGTAGAACTAGTTGAAATGAAACGCTGTAAAGCAAAAGGATTATGCTGTGGAGCCGGCGGAGCACAGATGTTTAAGGAACCTGAAGAAGGTAAAAAAGATGTAAACATTGAACGTACTGAAGAGGCTCTAGAAACACAACCTAAAGTCATAGCTGCTGCTTGCCCATTTTGTAATACCATGATGACAGATGGTGTTAAAGGAAAAGAAAAAGAAGATGATGTTGCTGTAATGGATGTAGCTGAAATGATAGCAAATGCAGAAGATTTATAA